CGACGCGGCCTGGGTGGGCTGGGGCTTCGTCGCGGAGGACCCGGCGTTCGCCGCGCTCTGCGACGAGGTCGGGGTCACCTTCATCGGACCGAGCGCCGACGCCATGCGCAGGCTCGGCGACAAGATCGGCGCCAAGCTGCTCGCCGAGGAGGTCGGCGTCCCGGTCGCGCCGTGGAGCCGGGGTCCGGTGGAGTCGCTGGACGCCGCCCTGGCCGCGGCGGCGGGCATCGGCTACCCGCTGATGCTGAAGGCCACCGCGGGCGGCGGCGGGCGCGGCATCCGGGTGATCACCAGCGAGGCCGACCTGGCCGACGCCTACGAGCGCACCAGCCAGGAGGCCGCGCGGGCGTTCGGCAGCGGGGTCGTGTTCCTGGAGCGCCTGGTCACCGGCGCCCGGCACGTCGAGGTGCAGGTCATCGCGGACGGCCAGGGCACGGCGTGGGCGCTCGGCGTGCGCGACTGCTCCGTCCAGCGGCGCAACCAGAAGATCATCGAGGAGTCGGCGTCCCCGGTGCTCAGCGCCGACCAGGCCGCCGAGCTGAAGGCGTCCGCCGAACGGCTGGCCATCGCCGTCGGTTACCGCGGCGCGGCCACCGTGGAGTTCCTGTACCACCCGGGCGACCGGGCGTTCGCCTTCCTGGAGGTCAACACCAGGCTGCAGGTCGAGCACCCGATCACCGAGGCCACCACCGGGTTCGACCTGGTCAAGGCCCAGCTGTGGGTGGCGGCGGGCAACCGGCTGGAGGGCGCGCCGCCGGTCGAGCGCGGGCACGCCGTCGAGGCCAGGCTCAACGCCGAGGACCCGGACCGCGACTTCGCACCGTCACCGGGCCGCATCGCCCGGCTCGCCCTGCCCTCGGGTCCCGGCATCCGGGTCGACACCGGTGTCGACGAGGGCGACACCATCCCGGCCGACTTCGACTCGATGATCGCCAAGATCATCGCCCACGGCCGGGACCGCAACGAGGCGCTGAGCAGGCTGCGCCGGGCCATGGCCGGCACGACGGTGGTCATCGACGGCGGCGCGACCAACAAGAGCTTCGTCCTCGACCTGCTCGACCAGCCCGAGGTGGTCGACGGCTCCGCGGACACCGGCTGGATCGACCGGGTCCGGGGCGAGGGCAGGCTGGTGGCGCACCGCCACTCCGCCGCGGCCGTCGCCGCCGCGGCCATCCAGGCGTACGAGGAGGAGGAGAGCGCCGAGCGGCAGCGGCTGTTCGCCACCGCGTTCGGCGGTCGCCCGCAGGTCCGCCACGAGTACGGCCGCAGGCTCGACCTCAAGCTCAGGGGCGTCGCGCACCGGGTCCGGGTCACCCGGGTCGGCGCCCAGCGGTTCCGGGTCGCCATCGAGGCCGGTGCTCAGGTGCGCACCGCCGACGTGGAGCTGGACCGGTTCGACGAGCACACCGGGCAGCTCCGCGTCAACGGGGCCCGCCACCGCCTGCTCATGGGCACCTCCGGGCCGGTGGTGCTGGTCGAGGTCGACGGCGTCGCGCACCGGGTCAGCCGGGACGAGGGCGGCGTGCTGCGCTCCCCCGCGCCCGCGCTGGTCGTGGCCACCCCGGTCGAGGTCGGCGACGTGGTGGAGACCGGCGCGCCGGTCCTCGTGCTGGAGAGCATGAAGATGGAGACGGTGCTGCGCGCGCCGTTCTCCGGCCGCGTGAAGGAGATCGCGGTCGCCGTCAACAGCCAGGTGGTCTCCGGCGCGCCGCTGCTGCGGCTGGAGCCGGTCGGCGAGAACGACGCCGCCGACACCGCGGCCGACCAGCCGGTCGAGCTGGACCTGGCCGACCACCCGGACGCCTCCCTGGCCGACCGCCTCCAGCGCGGTCTGCAGGAGCTGCGCGCGCAGCTGCTCGGGTTCGACGTGGACCCCCACGACGACGGCCGGGTGCTGCGGGAGTACCGGGCCGCGCGGCAGGAGGCCGTCCGGGCGGGCGTGCGTCCGCCGGCCGAGGAGGTCGAGCTGCTGACCGCGTTCGCCGACCTGGCCGAGCTGAGCCGGAACCGCCCGGCGGGCGAGGACGTGGGCGGCGAGGGCCACCTGCACAGCGCCCGCGAGTACTTCCACACCTACCTGCAGAGCCTGGACATCGACCGGTCCGGCCTGCCGGAGCGGTTCCAGCGCAGGCTCGCCAAGGCGCTCGGCCACTACGGCGTCACCGGCCTGGACCGCACCCCGGAGCTGGAAGCCGCCGTGTTCCGGATCTTCCTGGCCCTGCAGCGGGCCGCCTCCGACGCGGGGGTGGTGACCGCGCTGCTGCGGTCGTGGCTGGACGAGGCCCCGCCGGACGACTCGCTGCGCGAGACGGTCGGGCTGGCGCTGGAGCACCTGGTCTCGGCGACCCAGGTGCGGTTCCCGGCGGTCGCCGACCTCGCCCGGGGCGTGGTGTTCGCCTGGATCGGCCAGCCGCTGCTGCGCCGCAACCGGGCCCGCAGCTACGCCGACGTCCGCAGGCACGCGCGGTACCTGATCGAGAACCCGCACGCCGAGGACCGCGAGGAGCGGGTCGCCCAGATGGTGCGGACCACCGAACCCCTCGTGCGGCTGCTCAGCCAGTACCTGGAGCGCACCACGCTCGACAACGCGGTCATGCTGGAGGTGCTGACCCGGCGGTACTACGGCAACAACCGCCTGGTCGACATCCGGACCAGCGCGGTCGACGGCCGCACGTTCGTGACCGCCGAGCGCACCGACTTCACCGTGGTGTCCACCGCGGCCCACCGCGACGACCTGGGCGAGGCGCTGGGCGGCCTCGGCGCCCTGGCCGCCGGCACGGGCCCGCTGGAGGCCGACATCTACCTGGCGTGGCGGGACCAGCCGGAGGAGGCGGCCGACCTGGCCGCCGAGCTGGCCTCCGTGGTCGGCGCGCACCCGCTGCCCGAGCAGGTCCGCAGGCTCACGCTGACCATCGCGGGCCGCGGCGGCACGATCGTGAACCAGCACGTCACGTTCCGCCCGTCCGAGGCGGGGATGGCCGAGGAGCGGCTGATCCGGGGGCTGCACCCGTACATCGCCCAGCGGATGCAGCTGGAGCGGCTGCGCGAGTTCGACCTGACCCGGCAGCCGTCGTCCGACGAGGACGTGTACCTGTTCCACTGCGTCGCCCGGGACAACCGCGCCGACCAGCGGCTGGTCGCGTTCAGCCAGATCCGCGACCTGGTCGCCCTGCGCGACCACGACGGGCGCCTCGCGGCCCTGCCGACCGCGGAGAACACGCTGGCGACGTGCCTGGACTCGATCCGGCGCGCCCAGTCGCTGCGGTCGTCGTCGGCGCGGTTCAACACCAACCGCATCGTCGTCTACGTCTGGCCCGCCAGCGACATCACCCGCGACGAGCTGGCGATGCTGGCAGAGCGGATCCTGCCCACCACGGCGGGGGCGGGCCTCGAGGAGATCGAGTTCATCCTGCGGCAGCGCCGGGAGACCGGCGAGCTGGTGCGGATCGCGCTGCGGATCTCCTTCGACGCCGCCGGGACGCCGACCCTCACCATCGGCGAGCCCTCCGCCGAGCCGATCCGGCCGCTGGACGGCTACCGGCAGAAGGTGCTGCGGGCGAGCAGCCGCAACACGGTGTACCCGTACGAGATCACCGGCATGATCGGCGAGTTCACCGAGCACGACCTGGACGAGAACCACGCCCTCGTGCCGGTGGACCGCCCCAAGGGCGAGAACACCGCGGCCATGGTCGCGGGCGTGGTCAGCACCCCGACCGCGCGGCACCCGCAGGGCGTGACCCGCGTCGTGCTGCTCGGCGACCCGACCGACTCGCTCGGCGCGCTGTCCGAACCGGAGTGCCGCCGGGTGATCGCCGCGCTGGACCTGGCCGAGCGGCTGCGCGTCCCGGTGGAGTGGTACGCGCTGTCGGCGGGCGCCCGGATCTCGATGGAGTCGGGCACCGAGAACATGGACTGGGTGGCCGCGGCGCTCAAGCGGATCATCGAGTTCACCCAGGGCGGCGGCGAGATCAACGTGGTGGTCGCGGGCATCAACGTCGGCGCGCAGCCGTACTGGAACGCCGAGGCCACGATGCTCATGCACACCAAGGGCGTCCTGGTGATGACGCCGGACTCGGCCATGGTGCTCACCGGCAAGCAGTCGCTGGACTACTCCGGCGGCGTGTCGGCGGAGGACAACTTCGGCATCGGCGGCTACGACCGGGTGATGGGCCCGAACGGGCAGGCGCAGTACTGGGCGCCGAACCTGGTGGCGGCCCGCGACCTGCTGATGTCCTACTACGAGCACACCTACGTCGCGCCGGGCGAGGACGGGCCGCGCCGGGTCGCGACGACCGACCCGCGCGACCGCGACATCACCGGCTACCCGCACCAGGCGGCGGGCAGCGACTTCACCAGCGTCGGGCAGATCTTCTCCGCCGAGCACAACCCGGACCGCAAGAAGCCCTTCGACATCCGGGTCGTGATGCGCGCGCTGTCCGACCAGGACCACCCGGTCCTGGAGCGCTGGGCCGACATGGCCGACGCCGGGACGGCGGTCGTGCAGGACGTGCACCTGGGCGGTATCCCGGTCTCCCTGGTGGGGATCGAGTCCCGCCCGGTGGAGCGGCGCGGCTTCCCGCCCACCGACGGGCCGGACACCTACACCGCGGGCACGCTGTTCCCGAGGTCGTCCAAGAAGGTGGCGCGGGCGATCAACGCGGCCAGCGGCAACCGGCCGGTCGTGGTGCTGGCGAACCTGTCCGGGTTCGACGGCTCGCCCGAGTCGATGCGCAAGCTCCAGCTGGAGTACGGCGCGGAGATCGGCCGGGCCGTGGTGAACTTCCAGGGGCCGATCGTGTTCTGCGTGATCTCCCGGTACCACGGCGGCGCGTTCGTGGTGTTCTCCAAGGCGTTGAACCCGAACATGACCGTGCTCGCGGTGGAGGGCTCGTTCGCCTCCGTGCTCGGTGGCGCGCCCGCGGCGGCCGTGGTGTTCACCCGCGACGTCACCGCGCGCACCGCGGCCGACCCCAGGGTGCGCGACCTCGAAGCCAGGAGCGCCGCCGCGACCGGCACCGAGCGGGCCGCGCTCACCGCCGAGCTGGACGAGCTGCGCTCCGCGGTCCGGGCCGAGAAGCAGAGCGAGATCGCGGGTGAGTTCGACCGGGTGCACAGCATCCGGCGCGCGGTCGAGGTCGGTTCGGTCGACGCCGTGGTGCGGGCGACCGAGATCCGGCAGCGGATCATCGAGACGCTGGAGTCCCGGCCGGCGTGACGGTTCGGTGAAGAGGGGGACGGCGCAGCGGCGCCGTCCCCCTCTGCCGCGGGCCGGGCCACCGGCGCGGGGGTGGGCGGCGGTTCGGCGGTGGTGGAGGTCGGCGGCGCGGCGGTGTTCGTCAAGCGCATCCCGTTGACGGACCGGGAAGTCGCGCACCCGGGTTCCACCGCGAACCTGTTCGACCTGCCGGTGTCCTGCCAGTACGGCGTTGCCGGCCCGGGGTTCACCGCGTGGCGCGAGCTGGCCGCGAACGGGGTCGTCACGGAGGCCGTCCTGGCGGGCGAGGCGCAGTCGTTCCCGCTGCTGCACCACTGGCCGGTGTTGCCGGGCCGGTCGCCGGTCGCGGCCGAGCACGCGGACGTCGACGCGGTCGTCGCCGCCTCGGGTGGGCACCCGGCCGTGCGCGCTCGCCTCGAAGCGCTGCGTGACGCGTCGTGCAGCCTCGTGCTGTTCTGCGAGCACATCCCGCTGGACGCGCTGGACTGGCTGCGCGAGGACCCGGCGGGCAGGGCGGCCGTGGCCGAGCGGCAGCTGGCGGAGGTGGTGGAGTTCCTGCGCGACCGGGAGCGGATCCACCTCACCGACTTCGGGCCGGCGACGTCGCCGGCCGCCGCGTCCGCTACGGGTCCTCGGCCCGGGAATGTTCGAAGGAACGAATTCCGGCGGACGGCGCAATCCGTAACGCACCACCGGCGGCGCTCGACTCAGCTCCCGACAAGGCACCTTCGAAGAAGTTCCGTTTGGGGAGCGCATGAACAGTCTCCGAAGAAGGCTCGTCCCCGGGTTCGCGGCCGCACTGGCGCTCGTGGCGGTGGTGACCGGTCCGGCGAACGCCGACCCGCCGGTACCCACCTCCCTGACCGCGACCGTCGACCGGACGACGGTGGACTACGGCCAGGGCGTCCTGATCAGCGGGACCATCGCCAAGCAGACCGACACCGGGTGGGTCGGCGTCTCGGCAGCGTTGATCCGCGTCTACCGGTGCGCCTACGGGTCGTGCACCGAGATCCGCGCCACCCAGTCGATGACGGGCGGCTGGCAGGTCGTGTACTACCCGGTGCAGTCCACGTCCTACCGCGCGGTGTTCGACCCGTCGGGCAGCGCTTCCACCGCCGGGCTCGCCCCGGCGTCGGTCGACCTGCCGCAGGTCGACGTGCGGCAGGCGTCGGCGACCGGCATCAGCGCCGCGGAGCGCCCGGCCCCCGGCGAGGTGCGGGTTCGCGGCAGCGTCACCTTCGGCAGCTACTTCATCGCGCCCGTCCTGCCCCCCGTGCGGTTGGAGTTCTCCCCCGACGGCGTCGGCTGGACGACCGTCACCACCGTGACGTCCACCTACCGACACGTCGCCAGTTACACGTTCGAGGCGCGGGTGGCCCACCCCGCGTCGGGCTACTGGCGGGCGGTCTACGACGGTTCGCCGACCTTCGCCCAGCCGTCGACCAGCGCGCCGGTGCACGTGGTGTGATCCGGGGGTGGCTCCGCCGGGAGCCCGGCGGAGCCACCTGCTCCCGTCAGGAGAAGAACGTGGACCGCTTGCAGGGCGTGGTCGACTTCGGCATGTGCTTCTCCCGGTCGGTGACGCCCTTCAGGTGCTCGTTGAACTCCACCGTCCAGTGGTCGTTGATGAACTGGGTGATGGTCCGGTTCAGCTCCTCGCACAGCCGGGGCCGGTTGTTGGGGATGCCGACGCCGTAGCTCTCCTGGCCGAGCTCGATGTTGTTCGCCCGCTGCCAGTCTCCGGCCTTGTCCTGCTTGCGGTCCTCGGCGAACGCCTGGAGGATCGAGGTGTCGGTGGACACGGCGCGGCCCGTCCCCTCGTTCTGCAGGAAGTCCTCCATGCACTTCACCAGCGACTTCTCGATCACCGGTTGCCAGCCCAGCTCGGTCAGCCGATCACTGCCCGTGGTGCCGCTCGCCAGGCACACCTCGTCCACCGGCACCTCTTCGATGTTCGACTTCTGCTCCCACGTGAAGAAGCCCTGCGAGTCGTAGTAGTAGGGGCCTGCGAAGTCGATGAGCTCTTCCCGCTTCGGCGTGATGGAGAAGTTGGCCACGACCAGGTCCACCGGGTCCTCGGCGTCGTCGGTCAACGCGGTCACGCGGTCCTCGCGCCGGGTGAGCTTGACGTAGTCGACGTCCGTGATCGCCGGGTACTGCTCCTTGATGAACTCCACGAGGGCGACGTCGAACCCCACCCGCCCGGCGCCGACGACCTCTTCGTTCCACCCCGGGTAGTTCTCGCCGACGACGCCGACGCGCAGCGTGCCGGCCAGGTAGTCGAGCGGGTCCTCCTCGCGGTTGAGCAGGGTGACGCCGCTGACCACCAGCAGGACGGTCAGCGTGAACGCCACGGCGATCCGCAGCCTGCGCCGCCGCACCCGGCCCGGACCGCGCGCGGACTCCTCGCGGTTGCGCGACGCGGCGGCCGTGATCAGCGGCAGCAGCGGCACCAGGACGGCGGCGACGTTGATCGGGATGACGATGATCGCCGCGACGTCGCCGCCCCACTTCGGGTTGGCCAGCAGCCACACGGTGAGCGACATCGTGGCCACCGTGATGGGCAATATCCAGTAGAGCTGGTCCCTGACCGAGAAGGACCCCCTCGATAAACCGCCGTCTTCGTTCTCCGTGCTCATGCGATGCCCTTCCCACCCTCAACCCCGAATTGTGCGGACAACACGATTCGGCCCTCGTGCACAGGTTGACGAATGGGGATCGGCCGTGGCAAGCGCTCTTTTCGAATTCGGTTCCTGCGGTTGCCGGGCCCCCGCCGCCTCCGCGCGGCCCTCGGCCTTCGCCCGCGCGATCAACCGCTCCAGGTGGTGGCGGCGGCGACGGGCGGCGCGGGCGGTGCGGCCCGCCAGCACGACGAACGCCAGGAGCAGCAGCCGAGGGGCCACTGGCCGGTGAGGCGGGTCTCGAACCGCCTCACCGCCGGGGAGCACTTCCCGGGCGCGCGCGGTGGCCTGGTCGGTCCGGGTGTCGCCGCCGAACGGGTGCGAGGTGGTGATACCGGTGTCAGCAGCGGCGTGGGCGTTGCCGTGGTTGGCCACCGCGTACCGCACCGTGAGCGCACCGGCGGCGAAGGGGTTCCACGAGGGCTCGTAGGTGGCTTGGAGGTCGGTGACGGCGAGCGCGGCCCGCGCCTCACCGGTGACCCTGGTGTTGACCCGCACGCCGACGCGGTTGCGGACGCGGACCTGGCCGGACACCGTGTCCAGCGACGCCGTGACGCCCGCCGGGTGGTCGCCGGGCGTGGCGTGCTCCGGCACGATGACGGCCACCGGCACGACGGCGGTGCCGCCGCCGGGGACGGTGACGGTGTCGGGGACGTCGATCCAGGACCCGCCGTCGGTCGGGGCGACGTCGGCGGCGCGCACGTCGAACAGGCCCTTGTCGGTGAGGTAGCCGTCGTTGGCGGCGACGGTGAAGGTGACCGGCCGGGTGGAGTGGTTGGTCGCCGCGACGTGCTCGGTGACGCGTTCGCCGCCCGGCAGTTCGAGGTCGACGGCCCGTCGCTCGTCCGGGCCCTCGGCGTTCGCGGGGACCACGGACCACGTGACCCCGTCGCCCTGGGGCGGTTACGCGGCGGCCACCGGCGCGGGTCCGCACACACGGCGGTGGCAGCGACGGCGCAGAGGAACGCGCGCCGGGCGCGGGTCGTGGTCATCGGGCTCTCCCTCGGCCTGCGGGTCGGCGCCGACGTGGCGGTCACCGGCTTCGACGGCGGGGCCGTCGGTCTCGTCACCGAACCGACCCTGACCAGCGCGCGGATTCCCTTCGACCGCGTCTCCCGCGAGCTGGTCGACCGCTGCCCGCGCCAGGTCGAGCACGGCCCGGACGGCGAGCCCGGCGTGGTCCTGCCCGCCGAACTGGTGCGCGGCGGCAGCGCCTGACCACCCGGCGGGCAGCGGGAGCCGAGGTGTCCGGCGGCAAGCTCTGTACCTACTGGTATGTACAGTAGGACCATGAGTTCCGCCGAACGCCTGGTCGAGAGCACGCGCGAACTGCTGTGGGAGCGCGGTTACACCGGCACCAGCCCGCGGGAGATCCAGCGCCGGGCCGGGGCCGGGCAGGGCAGCATGTACCACCACTTCGCCGGCAAGCGGGAGCTCGCGCTCGCCGCGATCGGCCGCACCGCCGAGGAGCTGCGCGCCGCGGCCGAGGACCGGCTCGCCGCGCCCGGCACGGCGCTGGAGCGGATCACCGCCTACCTGCGGCGGGAGCGGGACGTGCTCAAGGGCTGTCCCATCGGGCGGCTCACCCAAGACCCGGAGGTGATGGCCGACCAGGACCTCCGCGCCCCGGTGGAGCAGACCCTGTCCTGGCTGCGCGACCGCCTCGCCGAGGTCCTGGCCGAAGGCCGTGACCGGGGCGAGCCGGCGCCGGACCCGCGGACCACCGCCGCCACCGTGGTCGCCGTCCTCCAGGGCGG
This genomic window from Saccharothrix sp. HUAS TT1 contains:
- a CDS encoding carboxyl transferase domain-containing protein, translated to MFRRIAIVNRGEAAMRLVHAVRELAEETGTTIETIALHTDVDRGAAFVREADIAYDLGPAAARPYLDLKVLEQALVDTKADAAWVGWGFVAEDPAFAALCDEVGVTFIGPSADAMRRLGDKIGAKLLAEEVGVPVAPWSRGPVESLDAALAAAAGIGYPLMLKATAGGGGRGIRVITSEADLADAYERTSQEAARAFGSGVVFLERLVTGARHVEVQVIADGQGTAWALGVRDCSVQRRNQKIIEESASPVLSADQAAELKASAERLAIAVGYRGAATVEFLYHPGDRAFAFLEVNTRLQVEHPITEATTGFDLVKAQLWVAAGNRLEGAPPVERGHAVEARLNAEDPDRDFAPSPGRIARLALPSGPGIRVDTGVDEGDTIPADFDSMIAKIIAHGRDRNEALSRLRRAMAGTTVVIDGGATNKSFVLDLLDQPEVVDGSADTGWIDRVRGEGRLVAHRHSAAAVAAAAIQAYEEEESAERQRLFATAFGGRPQVRHEYGRRLDLKLRGVAHRVRVTRVGAQRFRVAIEAGAQVRTADVELDRFDEHTGQLRVNGARHRLLMGTSGPVVLVEVDGVAHRVSRDEGGVLRSPAPALVVATPVEVGDVVETGAPVLVLESMKMETVLRAPFSGRVKEIAVAVNSQVVSGAPLLRLEPVGENDAADTAADQPVELDLADHPDASLADRLQRGLQELRAQLLGFDVDPHDDGRVLREYRAARQEAVRAGVRPPAEEVELLTAFADLAELSRNRPAGEDVGGEGHLHSAREYFHTYLQSLDIDRSGLPERFQRRLAKALGHYGVTGLDRTPELEAAVFRIFLALQRAASDAGVVTALLRSWLDEAPPDDSLRETVGLALEHLVSATQVRFPAVADLARGVVFAWIGQPLLRRNRARSYADVRRHARYLIENPHAEDREERVAQMVRTTEPLVRLLSQYLERTTLDNAVMLEVLTRRYYGNNRLVDIRTSAVDGRTFVTAERTDFTVVSTAAHRDDLGEALGGLGALAAGTGPLEADIYLAWRDQPEEAADLAAELASVVGAHPLPEQVRRLTLTIAGRGGTIVNQHVTFRPSEAGMAEERLIRGLHPYIAQRMQLERLREFDLTRQPSSDEDVYLFHCVARDNRADQRLVAFSQIRDLVALRDHDGRLAALPTAENTLATCLDSIRRAQSLRSSSARFNTNRIVVYVWPASDITRDELAMLAERILPTTAGAGLEEIEFILRQRRETGELVRIALRISFDAAGTPTLTIGEPSAEPIRPLDGYRQKVLRASSRNTVYPYEITGMIGEFTEHDLDENHALVPVDRPKGENTAAMVAGVVSTPTARHPQGVTRVVLLGDPTDSLGALSEPECRRVIAALDLAERLRVPVEWYALSAGARISMESGTENMDWVAAALKRIIEFTQGGGEINVVVAGINVGAQPYWNAEATMLMHTKGVLVMTPDSAMVLTGKQSLDYSGGVSAEDNFGIGGYDRVMGPNGQAQYWAPNLVAARDLLMSYYEHTYVAPGEDGPRRVATTDPRDRDITGYPHQAAGSDFTSVGQIFSAEHNPDRKKPFDIRVVMRALSDQDHPVLERWADMADAGTAVVQDVHLGGIPVSLVGIESRPVERRGFPPTDGPDTYTAGTLFPRSSKKVARAINAASGNRPVVVLANLSGFDGSPESMRKLQLEYGAEIGRAVVNFQGPIVFCVISRYHGGAFVVFSKALNPNMTVLAVEGSFASVLGGAPAAAVVFTRDVTARTAADPRVRDLEARSAAATGTERAALTAELDELRSAVRAEKQSEIAGEFDRVHSIRRAVEVGSVDAVVRATEIRQRIIETLESRPA
- a CDS encoding transporter substrate-binding domain-containing protein, encoding MSLTVWLLANPKWGGDVAAIIVIPINVAAVLVPLLPLITAAASRNREESARGPGRVRRRRLRIAVAFTLTVLLVVSGVTLLNREEDPLDYLAGTLRVGVVGENYPGWNEEVVGAGRVGFDVALVEFIKEQYPAITDVDYVKLTRREDRVTALTDDAEDPVDLVVANFSITPKREELIDFAGPYYYDSQGFFTWEQKSNIEEVPVDEVCLASGTTGSDRLTELGWQPVIEKSLVKCMEDFLQNEGTGRAVSTDTSILQAFAEDRKQDKAGDWQRANNIELGQESYGVGIPNNRPRLCEELNRTITQFINDHWTVEFNEHLKGVTDREKHMPKSTTPCKRSTFFS
- a CDS encoding substrate-binding domain-containing protein, yielding MAATAQRNARRARVVVIGLSLGLRVGADVAVTGFDGGAVGLVTEPTLTSARIPFDRVSRELVDRCPRQVEHGPDGEPGVVLPAELVRGGSA
- a CDS encoding TetR/AcrR family transcriptional regulator — protein: MSSAERLVESTRELLWERGYTGTSPREIQRRAGAGQGSMYHHFAGKRELALAAIGRTAEELRAAAEDRLAAPGTALERITAYLRRERDVLKGCPIGRLTQDPEVMADQDLRAPVEQTLSWLRDRLAEVLAEGRDRGEPAPDPRTTAATVVAVLQGGYVLARAAGSTAPFDEAVTGVLSLLDAHRPPTPNGS